A part of Limihaloglobus sulfuriphilus genomic DNA contains:
- a CDS encoding sugar-binding protein: MARLTYIMLIVLFVLQAAYGYHYNVPRAEVTPVIDGVLDQGEWTDSRYISMVYPDLVTAPKEGSIFDTEPPADASDYSLDWFVKWDDDYLYLAARVYDNVFVADDGNDEPQVCFNFRDDPVAEFLTEAIIWNVTVNRGFYTNTDDPSALTPDNSDVVGNVLGDGYVIEIRLAFADISTETGYQPKASDIHGFGLACQDHDAAGSRTTFMLDYGSGAPVIQDPSTWNTIILTDRQTCGDWEYALNDLNKDCVVDLLDFSLIAGYWLSCTDPTNENCLPAAEIMSTQQQLESLQSKQMIVPSWGYDASVMAAGAKEAGYQVGNTQSFDAWKGQGVEVLARPEIETDDPFDPADVQAGIDTLAEFVESVDSDQNVVGYVIRWGHLGEGGFPYDYEFSETARQAFNDYMGTPGEPLPTRPSPGNPGDMRWIKWIEFRSKTLRDFRETYISAIKQVTNKLVSTWSEFYATRHYDLNMGEAPGADFLFHDLSFGDVTTDQQIAFGECHGILQNYSTFESWRDVILPYMAKAAGDGVVPVAFHYPYSHSFDDIQQEFSLRIGSSIRGLIDTVGRPQRNYEVALVYNSFSAAALPQGSNPDSLVMDIYSEKCAKQVEGILQQLGVDFKVIAYEGLEYKDLSQYKLVIVPDPMYLTDQMRTNLAGASKVMYAGEYLMAHRSTQSGDYNTEFTAQTLLPGVTLDYFKAPAGQLAAETPSHRWLAGIDLSSNPDYPADQMFAFSPMAASYEVVLKVGSNPVLIENTSGNEIFITNRFFHNGWNLPSNWLETIQYQFLKNVLSDLGVEIPVESGQQVRVQSGNSFGSYGINGNVAWNATGSDVTITLVGGKTLTIPGYGWTLAD, translated from the coding sequence ATGGCTCGTTTAACATATATTATGCTTATAGTTTTATTTGTGCTTCAGGCCGCCTACGGGTATCACTACAATGTGCCCAGAGCTGAAGTTACACCGGTAATAGACGGGGTACTTGACCAGGGTGAGTGGACTGACAGCCGTTACATATCAATGGTATATCCTGACCTGGTAACAGCGCCTAAAGAAGGTTCTATTTTTGATACAGAACCGCCCGCCGATGCGTCCGACTACAGCCTTGACTGGTTTGTCAAGTGGGATGATGATTATCTATATCTTGCCGCACGCGTTTACGATAATGTGTTCGTTGCAGACGACGGCAATGATGAGCCGCAGGTGTGCTTTAACTTTCGCGATGATCCAGTCGCCGAATTCCTTACAGAGGCTATTATATGGAATGTGACGGTAAACCGCGGTTTTTACACTAATACCGATGACCCCTCAGCGCTTACGCCTGACAATTCAGATGTTGTTGGTAACGTTCTTGGCGACGGCTATGTAATAGAGATCAGGCTCGCTTTCGCAGATATATCCACTGAAACCGGATATCAGCCCAAAGCAAGCGATATACACGGTTTCGGTCTGGCGTGCCAGGACCATGACGCAGCAGGTTCCCGGACGACATTTATGCTTGATTACGGCAGCGGAGCACCGGTGATTCAGGATCCATCGACATGGAATACTATTATTCTTACTGACCGGCAGACATGCGGTGACTGGGAATACGCGTTAAATGATTTGAATAAGGACTGTGTTGTTGATTTGCTGGATTTTTCCCTGATCGCAGGTTACTGGCTAAGCTGCACAGACCCCACAAATGAAAACTGCCTTCCTGCCGCGGAGATTATGTCAACGCAGCAGCAGCTTGAATCTTTGCAAAGCAAACAGATGATAGTTCCCAGCTGGGGTTATGATGCTTCAGTGATGGCGGCCGGTGCAAAAGAAGCCGGCTACCAGGTAGGCAATACTCAAAGCTTTGATGCCTGGAAAGGCCAGGGAGTTGAAGTGCTGGCCCGTCCTGAAATTGAAACTGACGATCCGTTCGATCCGGCAGATGTTCAGGCGGGAATTGATACGCTTGCAGAGTTTGTTGAATCGGTAGATTCAGACCAGAATGTAGTTGGTTATGTTATCAGATGGGGACATTTAGGAGAAGGAGGTTTCCCATACGATTATGAATTCAGCGAAACTGCACGGCAGGCCTTTAACGACTATATGGGCACTCCCGGCGAGCCTCTGCCGACCCGTCCCTCGCCGGGCAATCCCGGAGATATGCGGTGGATCAAGTGGATCGAGTTCCGCAGCAAAACCCTTAGAGATTTCCGTGAAACTTATATATCAGCAATAAAACAGGTTACAAATAAGCTGGTGAGCACCTGGAGCGAGTTTTACGCAACAAGGCATTACGATTTGAACATGGGTGAGGCCCCCGGAGCTGATTTCCTGTTTCATGATCTCTCTTTCGGAGATGTAACCACAGATCAGCAGATAGCTTTTGGTGAGTGTCATGGTATTCTTCAGAATTACTCAACCTTTGAGTCCTGGCGAGATGTAATACTGCCTTATATGGCCAAAGCCGCCGGCGACGGTGTGGTTCCTGTAGCGTTTCACTATCCATACAGCCATAGTTTCGACGATATACAGCAGGAGTTCTCTCTTCGGATAGGCTCGAGTATTCGCGGCCTTATAGACACGGTAGGCAGGCCCCAGAGAAACTATGAAGTCGCTTTGGTCTATAACTCCTTCTCCGCGGCAGCCCTGCCGCAGGGATCAAACCCTGATAGCCTGGTTATGGATATTTACTCCGAAAAATGCGCCAAGCAGGTTGAGGGGATTCTCCAGCAGCTGGGTGTGGATTTCAAAGTTATTGCATACGAAGGACTTGAATATAAAGACCTTTCCCAGTATAAGCTGGTGATAGTGCCTGATCCAATGTATCTGACTGATCAGATGCGGACAAATCTTGCCGGCGCATCAAAAGTCATGTACGCCGGAGAATATCTGATGGCCCACCGTTCTACCCAGAGCGGCGACTACAATACCGAGTTTACCGCACAAACGCTGCTGCCGGGTGTAACCCTTGATTATTTCAAGGCTCCTGCCGGTCAGCTTGCCGCGGAAACGCCTTCTCACAGATGGCTGGCCGGCATAGACCTCTCGTCTAACCCTGATTATCCAGCCGACCAGATGTTTGCCTTCTCTCCAATGGCTGCCTCTTATGAGGTTGTGTTGAAAGTTGGTTCTAATCCGGTACTTATCGAAAATACCTCGGGCAATGAGATATTCATAACCAACAGATTTTTCCATAACGGCTGGAACCTCCCATCAAACTGGCTGGAAACGATTCAGTACCAGTTTTTGAAAAATGTGCTAAGCGATCTCGGTGTGGAAATACCGGTTGAAAGCGGCCAGCAGGTCAGGGTTCAAAGCGGCAACTCTTTTGGAAGCTACGGGATAAACGGCAATGTTGCCTGGAACGCTACCGGAAGCGATGTTACCATAACTCTCGTTGGCGGTAAGACTTTGACCATACCCGGGTACGGCTGGACACTTGCCGATTAG
- a CDS encoding alpha-amylase family glycosyl hydrolase, whose product MAYRIILVLLATSAFAFADEYFYGYTGDGSVPPSPDWMHDAVFYSLNVQHFGKTQTKGSYFDKAAAELEYVKELGANTVVINPVQEFVANMPKAYWNGYYLKDPTAISDVYGGGRDFKKFVDKAHSLGLKVIVDVVVRHVYADGPEAKKLLAQGKHDWFVPGLTKEQLEVPFRGDTVGAYNAEKGEFVFLSFDSSAVSEVNNQKKYHFIKSDAAAKTVTGDWDGDGRDSVGVRQPDGTFLLGGIARASQVSQVEHIFKFGPAGEHIIPIAGDWDGDGKDTLGIYDPQTGTFFIKNSLAPGKADATFNGLRAGMVPLAGDWDGDGRDTLGEYDPNSGKFYHYDSKGELVTQAYRFGSVGEYTAVSGDWNDDGKNGIALVKDAHPQYGYGHRFIYIYKNKISGGAADGTFELNLPAGYNDCAIAGNFDYNAQRTPSILFGGTCYHYKWDNEDLQEYMIDLWVDLVRKFDFDGYRLDLEAYQTVLVPFGNQNIWKRVIEKCYNDFDKKILIISEMDGMGNNNIHAEQDTFGVLTNLHWDPAGKKRNFMVNANIVDTAKTLENTYYTMTLSCHDHAEFQAQGRRSTFGYMVFSPFMPWWRMGEEINALNLAPTAGTTDYGYVLYFSDMDWDSLKEPEKKAFYEDVRRMLQLREEYKDIISPFCSKFKDRNFTAIPAEGCKLQVYANYGSGIAIIVAAKLDESDGDVTLNIDSQKLAEMGLGDFEKFRVTEKLYRPNESRVLSKSQLSELCQYVENNNVVFMVIEGLK is encoded by the coding sequence ATGGCATATAGGATTATTCTGGTATTATTGGCCACAAGTGCATTTGCTTTTGCAGACGAATATTTTTACGGTTATACCGGGGACGGTTCAGTGCCGCCTTCGCCGGATTGGATGCATGATGCGGTATTTTACAGCCTGAATGTTCAGCACTTTGGCAAAACCCAGACAAAAGGCTCTTATTTTGATAAGGCCGCGGCAGAGCTGGAATATGTAAAGGAGCTTGGAGCAAATACCGTTGTGATCAATCCCGTTCAGGAATTTGTTGCCAATATGCCCAAGGCGTATTGGAACGGATATTACCTCAAAGATCCCACAGCCATATCGGATGTGTACGGCGGCGGCAGAGATTTCAAAAAATTCGTGGACAAGGCTCATTCTCTCGGCTTGAAGGTGATTGTCGATGTTGTTGTAAGGCATGTATATGCCGACGGCCCCGAAGCCAAAAAACTGCTGGCTCAGGGCAAACACGACTGGTTTGTGCCCGGTCTTACTAAAGAGCAGTTAGAAGTCCCTTTCCGCGGCGATACAGTGGGAGCCTACAACGCAGAAAAAGGTGAATTCGTATTTCTCTCGTTCGATTCATCCGCTGTGAGTGAAGTCAACAACCAGAAAAAATACCACTTCATAAAAAGCGATGCCGCCGCAAAAACCGTAACCGGTGACTGGGACGGCGACGGCAGAGACAGTGTCGGCGTAAGACAGCCTGACGGCACATTCTTACTGGGGGGCATTGCCCGGGCATCCCAGGTCTCTCAGGTAGAGCATATATTCAAATTTGGCCCGGCCGGCGAACATATAATTCCCATTGCCGGAGACTGGGATGGCGACGGTAAAGATACCCTCGGCATATACGACCCGCAAACAGGCACCTTTTTTATTAAAAATTCCCTGGCGCCCGGAAAAGCGGATGCTACATTTAACGGCCTCAGGGCAGGAATGGTGCCCCTTGCCGGCGACTGGGACGGCGACGGCAGGGACACACTTGGTGAATATGACCCGAATTCGGGTAAGTTTTATCATTATGACTCTAAGGGTGAACTGGTTACGCAGGCCTACAGGTTCGGCTCCGTCGGTGAATATACCGCGGTCAGCGGTGACTGGAATGACGACGGGAAAAATGGGATAGCCCTGGTTAAAGACGCGCATCCGCAGTACGGGTATGGACACCGGTTTATTTATATCTACAAAAATAAAATATCAGGAGGTGCCGCGGACGGGACCTTTGAGCTGAATCTGCCCGCCGGTTACAATGACTGCGCGATTGCGGGTAATTTTGATTATAACGCCCAGAGGACACCGTCAATATTATTCGGCGGCACCTGCTATCATTATAAGTGGGATAATGAAGATTTACAGGAGTATATGATTGATTTATGGGTCGATCTGGTTAGAAAATTCGATTTTGACGGTTACAGGCTCGATCTCGAGGCCTATCAGACGGTACTTGTGCCTTTTGGTAACCAGAATATATGGAAGAGGGTCATAGAAAAATGCTACAATGATTTTGATAAAAAGATACTGATCATCTCGGAAATGGACGGTATGGGCAACAACAATATTCATGCCGAACAGGATACTTTCGGAGTCCTGACCAATCTGCACTGGGACCCTGCCGGGAAAAAACGCAACTTTATGGTAAATGCAAATATTGTAGATACCGCTAAGACTTTAGAAAATACCTATTACACAATGACACTGAGCTGTCACGACCACGCAGAATTTCAGGCCCAGGGCAGGCGGTCAACGTTCGGTTATATGGTTTTTTCACCGTTTATGCCGTGGTGGAGGATGGGCGAAGAGATAAACGCCCTTAATCTGGCTCCAACGGCGGGCACAACCGATTACGGCTATGTACTTTATTTTTCCGACATGGATTGGGATTCGCTCAAAGAGCCCGAGAAGAAGGCATTTTATGAAGACGTTCGCAGAATGCTGCAACTCAGAGAAGAATATAAAGATATCATTTCGCCGTTTTGCTCGAAATTTAAGGATAGAAATTTCACTGCCATACCGGCAGAAGGCTGTAAGCTCCAGGTTTACGCCAACTACGGCAGCGGTATTGCAATTATTGTCGCGGCAAAACTCGATGAATCAGACGGCGACGTTACCCTGAATATAGATTCGCAGAAACTGGCAGAAATGGGTCTGGGCGATTTTGAAAAATTCAGGGTTACCGAAAAACTCTACAGGCCCAATGAGAGCAGGGTTTTGAGTAAATCGCAGCTCAGTGAGCTCTGCCAGTATGTTGAAAATAATAATGTTGTATTTATGGTTATTGAAGGTTTAAAATAG